One window from the genome of Funiculus sociatus GB2-C1 encodes:
- a CDS encoding AI-2E family transporter yields the protein MKLGQLIGFFAIVVSLYILWQIRDLLLLLFAAIVLATALNRLSLRLQRSGMQHGLAVLCSIALLLALIVGFFWLIVPPFAVQFEELTQRVPQGFERLNNWTDYWRERVPTQLVPYLPDVDSISQQVQPLLNRLLGGSVAFFSSSLGVILRVLLVLVLTGMLLANPQAYRKGFVRLFPSFYRRRVDGILDQCEVALGRWLGGALISMSVVALMSMVGLSILRIPSPLAQGILAGVLNLIPNLGPTISVIPPMAIALLEAPWKSAAVFGLYFAIQQIESNFLTPYVMAQQVSLLPAVTLLSQVFFATFFGFLGLFLALPLTVVGQIWVKEVLIKDVLDQWRSDRKEVFDAKGTDLSDEAAEFDQETGVLPEANPPINNEPNLDDVSGKDKK from the coding sequence GTGAAACTAGGTCAGCTAATTGGCTTTTTTGCCATAGTCGTTTCTTTATATATCCTGTGGCAAATACGGGATTTGTTACTGCTATTGTTTGCTGCTATTGTGTTAGCCACTGCCTTGAATCGGCTATCCCTACGGCTGCAACGATCCGGAATGCAACATGGCTTAGCTGTGTTGTGTTCAATTGCTTTGTTACTAGCCCTGATTGTGGGATTTTTCTGGCTCATTGTGCCGCCTTTTGCAGTCCAGTTTGAAGAACTAACACAGCGGGTTCCTCAAGGATTTGAGCGCCTGAATAATTGGACTGATTACTGGAGAGAGCGTGTTCCTACCCAGCTAGTTCCGTATCTACCGGATGTGGACAGCATCAGCCAACAAGTGCAGCCTTTATTAAATCGGCTATTAGGAGGTTCGGTCGCGTTTTTCTCTAGCTCTTTGGGCGTTATCCTCAGGGTTTTGTTAGTGCTAGTTTTGACAGGGATGCTATTAGCAAATCCTCAAGCTTACCGCAAGGGATTCGTGCGGTTATTCCCGTCTTTTTATCGGCGGCGGGTGGATGGAATTTTGGATCAATGCGAAGTTGCATTGGGAAGATGGCTTGGTGGCGCTCTCATTAGTATGAGTGTAGTAGCGCTGATGAGTATGGTTGGACTGTCAATTCTGCGTATACCTTCACCATTGGCGCAAGGAATTTTGGCGGGGGTTTTGAACTTGATTCCCAATCTGGGCCCAACTATTAGTGTGATCCCACCAATGGCGATCGCGTTGTTGGAAGCTCCTTGGAAATCCGCCGCTGTGTTCGGTCTTTACTTTGCCATTCAGCAGATTGAAAGTAATTTTTTAACCCCCTACGTCATGGCTCAGCAGGTATCGCTACTGCCAGCTGTAACTTTACTTTCTCAAGTGTTTTTTGCCACCTTTTTTGGATTTTTGGGGTTATTTTTGGCACTACCTTTAACCGTCGTTGGTCAAATTTGGGTAAAGGAAGTATTAATCAAAGATGTTCTCGATCAATGGCGTAGCGATCGCAAAGAGGTTTTTGATGCCAAGGGTACAGATTTATCCGATGAAGCTGCTGAATTTGATCAAGAAACTGGGGTTTTGCCAGAAGCGAATCCACCAATCAATAACGAGCCGAATCTTGATGATGTGAGTGGCAAAGATAAAAAGTAG
- a CDS encoding DUF4351 domain-containing protein has translation MEYDNTCKYLAENYPADFANWLLNVDSGIKVIKTELGLEPIRADSVTFLQVANQILHLEFQTLAQSTPPLDFRMLDYYTRLKRQYWCEIVQVVIFLQATTSELVFRQQYVDTNTRHQYRVIRRWEEDPTPLLANPALLPLATLARSDSPRALLEQVAAGVATIEGTAERKNILACAGVLAGLRFKKDLIQQLLREEIMEESVIYQDILQKGEMRGLQRGREEGRQQGEAALILRLLTLRFGDINPELQEQIRGLAIPQLEDLAEALLNFSSQSDLVSYLATQER, from the coding sequence TTGGAATACGACAACACCTGTAAATATCTTGCCGAGAATTACCCAGCTGACTTTGCTAACTGGCTACTCAATGTTGATTCAGGCATCAAGGTAATCAAAACTGAACTGGGTTTAGAACCGATTCGCGCTGATTCTGTCACCTTCCTGCAAGTCGCTAACCAAATCTTGCACCTAGAATTTCAAACCTTGGCGCAATCAACTCCTCCCCTCGACTTCCGGATGCTCGATTACTACACGCGACTCAAGCGACAATATTGGTGTGAAATCGTGCAGGTGGTGATTTTCTTGCAAGCCACCACCTCAGAACTCGTCTTTAGACAGCAGTATGTAGACACGAACACCAGACACCAATATCGCGTCATCCGTCGGTGGGAAGAAGATCCCACCCCACTGCTGGCAAACCCTGCTCTCTTACCACTGGCAACCTTAGCTCGCAGCGACTCCCCGAGAGCTTTATTAGAGCAAGTTGCCGCTGGGGTCGCTACGATCGAGGGAACCGCCGAGCGAAAGAATATCCTAGCTTGTGCAGGGGTTCTGGCTGGTTTGCGGTTTAAAAAAGATTTGATTCAACAACTATTGCGAGAGGAAATTATGGAGGAATCTGTTATCTATCAAGACATCCTCCAAAAGGGGGAGATGAGAGGTCTGCAACGAGGCAGGGAAGAGGGCAGGCAGCAAGGAGAGGCGGCGTTAATTTTGCGGCTATTAACGCTACGGTTTGGTGACATTAATCCGGAACTGCAAGAACAGATTCGCGGTTTAGCTATCCCTCAGCTAGAAGATTTGGCGGAGGCGCTGTTGAATTTCTCCAGCCAAAGCGATTTAGTCAGCTACTTGGCGACTCAGGAGCGATAA